In Nicotiana tabacum cultivar K326 chromosome 11, ASM71507v2, whole genome shotgun sequence, a single window of DNA contains:
- the LOC107782960 gene encoding MICOS complex subunit MIC60, mitochondrial, with product MFRRSILRLSAGQSVKRIPIEVTTQVPSYLFSRRAFSVSPKQNGPPWGPGSTGKAPETESLLPRFIIGSVALGAGFIAAYQTRYLDKYLVKEPHSTPELARTGTAIQDGKELKESSEVSQDSETLGRPDPESKFVDSDSVERTDENIGTLQDPSGPEEPSKMGAESKFLGKDSSEITGGEANYTEVRKLSPSSVQESMTPDETRLNSTQSPEDTLDTKSPEVTTDAVLPEAIEITPTLTQADTFQKENEARAMPPEHVTSQAKMEDAPYHDEKPNSLLDEYCLRDGGGATTTASSDKHKVTDDLGDAYISKDGKLVLDFLQALHEAERRQAEIDAHLFAEEKKHMKEKYEKELKDARARELMYAEREALLDKELKKERAKAIAALKSLQEKLEEEHKMELEEKEVEAELKLKKAEELGKAELDAAIASEKASQIEKMAEANLHINALCMAFYARSEEARQSHSVHKLALGVLALEDALSRGLPIQKEIEVLHTSLEGIDNNSLLELVLSSLPEETRRYGSDTVLQLNHKFDTLKGTLRHFSLIPPGGGGILTHSLASVASWLKVKEADQSGDGVESLINRVESLLAEGKLSEAADALEKGLKGTQAAGVVDDWVKRARNRAITEQALTLLQSYATTISIT from the exons GTACCTTCCTATCTTTTCTCCAGAAGAGCATTTTCAGTCTCACCCAAACAAAATGGGCCACCATGGGGGCCAGGTTCGACTGGCAAAGCCCCAGAGACAGAGAGTCTCTTGCCGAGATTTATTATTGGATCTGTCGCTTTAGGTGCTGGATTTATTGCAGCTTATCAAACTAGATATTTGGATAAGTACCTCGTTAAAGAGCCACATTCTACCCCTGAATTAGCCAGGACAGGAACTGCCATTCAAGATGGGAAGGAGCTAAAGGAAAGTAGTGAAGTTTCACAAGATAGTGAAACTTTAGGAAGACCAGATCCCGAGTCTAAATTTGTAGACTCTGATAGTGTGGAGCGAACTGACGAGAACATTGGAACTCTACAAGATCCCTCTGGACCAGAAGAGCCAAGCAAAATGGGAGCAGAAAGTAAATTTCTGGGAAAGGATTCATCAGAAATTACTGGTGGAGAAGCCAACTACACTGAAGTAAGAAAATTGTCACCCAGCTCCGTTCAGGAAAGTATGACACCTGATGAAACAAGACTTAATTCTACTCAATCACCTGAAGACACTTTGGACACAAAGAGCCCAGAGGTAACTACTGATGCGGTGCTGCCTGAGGCAATTGAAATCACTCCAACTCTTACGCAGGCTGATACATTTCAGAAGGAAAATGAGGCTAGAGCCATGCCCCCAGAGCATGTAACCAGTCAAGCCAAGATGGAG GATGCTCCTTATCATGATGAAAAACCTAATTCCCTCCTTGATGAATACTGTTTAAGAGATGGGGGTGGAGCTACCACTACAGCCTCCTCTGACAAGCATAAG GTTACTGATGATCTGGGTGATGCCTATATATCGAAGGATGGAAAATTGGTGCTTGATTTCTTACAAGCGCTTCATGAAGCTGAGAGAAGACAAGCAGAGATAGATGCTCATTTATTTGCTGAAGAAAAGAAACATATGAAG GAGAAATATGAAAAGGAACTTAAAGATGCCAGGGCCAGGGAACTAATGTATGCTGAACGAGAGGCTTTACTGGATAAG GAACTGAAAAAGGAAAGAGCAAAAGCCATTGCAGCTTTGAAATCACTTCAAGAAAAATTAGAAGAAGAACATAAGATGGAGCTCGAGGAAAAG GAAGTTGAAGCAGAACTAAAGCTGAAAAAAGCCGAGGAGTTAGGTAAAGCAGAACTGGATGCAGCTATTGCAAGTGAGAAAGCATCTCAAATTGAAAAAATGGCTGAAGCTAATCTCCAT ATAAATGCTCTGTGCATGGCATTTTATGCACGATCTGAAGAGGCTCGGCAGAGTCATTCTGTTCACAAGCTTGCTCTG GGGGTGCTTGCTCTGGAAGATGCACTGTCTAGGGGGTTACCAATTCAAAAAGAAATAGAAGTTCTTCACACTTCTCTCGAAGGAATAGATAACAACTCGCTACTGGAATTGGTTCTATCATCTCTTCCTGAGGAAACACGGAGATATGGTTCAGATACTGTTTTACAACTGAATCATAAG TTTGATACATTAAAGGGGACACTTCGTCACTTTAGCCTGATTCCTCCAGGTGGTGGTGGGATATTGACACATTCTTTGGCTAGTGTAGCATCCTGGTTAAAG GTTAAGGAGGCTGACCAGTCTGGTGATGGGGTTGAATCCCTCATAAACAGAGTTGAGAGTTTATTGGCTGAAGGGAAACTATCAGAAGCTGCTGATGCACTTGAGAAGGGTTTAAAGGGCACTCAGGCGGCAGGAGTTGTTGATGATTGGGTTAAGCGTGCTAGGAATAGAGCTATAACCGAGCAAGCACTAACCTTACTGCAATCTTATGCCACCACTATCAGCATAACTTGA
- the LOC107819328 gene encoding protein CELLULOSE SYNTHASE INTERACTIVE 1-like translates to MERNGDAKPHDMEPPTPHSIMKTSSRDRSSMEDPDGTLASVAQCIEQLRQNSSSMQEKEHSLKQLLELIDTRENAFSAVGSHSQAVPVLVSLLRSGSLGVKMQAATVLGSLCKENELRVKVLLGGCIPPLLGLLKSSSAESQIAAAKTIYAVSQGGAKDHVGSKIFSTEGVVPVLWEQLKKGLKAGNIVDDLLTGALKNLSTSTEGFWSATVQAGGVDILVKLLNNGQPSTQANVCFLLACMMMEDSSVCARVLAAEATKQLLKLLGSGNEAPVRAEAAGALKSLSAQSKESRKEIANSNGIPALINATIAPSKEFMQGEYAQALQENAMCALANISGGLSYVISSLGQSLESCTSPAQVADTLGALASALMIYDSKAENSRASDPLEVEETLVKQFKARLPFLVQERTIEALASLYGNTVLSSKLANSDAKRLLVGLITMAANEVQDELIRSLLFLCKNEGSLWHALQGREGIQLLISLLGLSSEQQQECAVALLCLLSNENDESKWAITAAGGIPPLVQILETGSAKAKEDAATILGNLCNHSEDIRACVESADAVPALLWLLKNGSSNGKEIAAKTLNHLIHKSDTATISQLTALLTSDLPESKIYVLDALKSLLSVAPLSDMLREGSAANDAVETMIKILSSTKEETQAKSASALAGIFHLRKDLRESSLAVKTLWSLMKLLNAEPETILVDASRCLAAIFLSIRESRDIAAIARNALPSLMVLAKSSVLQIAEQAVCALSNLLLDPEVSEKAIPEEIILPATRVLREGTTGGRIHAAAAIARLLQFSQVNPALTDCVNRCGTVLALVSFLESTGSDSLAISEALDALCFLLRLEGASGIKPAWAVLAEYPNNIIPVVSCIADASPVLQDKAIEILSRLCQAQPTVLGDAIACAYGCISSVARRVICSSNALVKIGGSALLVCAAKVNHQRVVEDLNESKSCVPLIQSFVGMLNASESLHLEDQGGKIAISISRDSEEESRKDETEKSTSVVSGVNIAIWLLSALASRDDQSKVEIMEAGAIEVLTERITQSFTQFTQIDFKEDSSIWICGLLLAILFQDRDIIRAHGTMKAIPVLANLLKSEESANRYFAAQAVASLVCNGSRGTLLSVANSGAPSGLITLLGCADEDIKDLVALSEEFALVRNPDQVALERLFRVDDIRVGATSRKAIPALVDLLKPIPDRPGAPFLALGLLIQLAKDCPSNKIVMVESGVLEALTKYLSLGPQDATEEAATDLLGILFTTAEICRHESAFGAVGQLIAVLRLGGRGARYSAAKALENLFSADHIRNAESARQSVQPLVEILNTGLEREQHAAIAALVRLLSENPSKALAVADVEMNAVDVLCRILSSGCSMELKGDAAELCSVLFGNTRIRSTMAAARCVEPLVSLLVTEFSPAHHSVVRALDKLVDDEQLAELVAAHGAVIPLVGLLYGRNYLIHEAISRALVKLGKDRPSCKMEMVKAGVVESVLDILHEAPDFLCAAFAELLRILTNNATIAKGPSAAKVVEPLFVLLTRPEFGPDGQHSTLQVLVNILEHPQCRADYTLTSQQAIEPLISLLDSPASAVQQLAAELLSHLLLEEHLQKDPVIHQVIGPLVRVLGSGIPILQQRAVKALVCLALTWPNEIAKEGGVGELSRVILNADPSLPHALWESAAAVLSSILQFSSEFYLEVPVAVLVRLLRSGSEGTVLGALNALLVLETDDSTSAGAMAESGAIEALLELLRCHLCEETAARLLEVLLNNVKIRETKATKSAIVPLSQYLLDPQTQGQQARLLATLALGDLFQNEALARSSDAVSACRALVNLLEDQPTEEMKVVAICALQNLVMYSRSNKRAVAEAGGVQVVLDLIGSSDPETSVQASMFIKLLFSNNTIQEYASSETVRAITAAIEKDLWATGTVNEEYLKALNALFGNFPRLRATEPATLSIPHLVTSLKTGSEATQEAALDALFLLRQAWSACPAEVSRAQSIAAADAIPLLQYLIQSGPPRFQEKAEFLLQCLPGTLVVIIKRGNNMRQSVGNPSVFCKLTLGNTPPRQTKVVSTGPNPEFDESFSWSFESPPKGQKLHISCKNKSKMGKSSFGKVTIQIDRVVMLGAVAGEYTLLPESKSGPSRNLEIEFQWSNNLTQNAN, encoded by the exons ATG GAAAGAAATGGGGATGCTAAACCTCATGATATGGAGCCTCCAACTCCACATTCAATCATGAAGACATCTTCAAG AGATCGTAGTAGCATGGAGGATCCAGATGGGACGTTAGCAAGTGTTGCTCAATGCATTGAGCAGTTACGGCAGAATTCGTCATCCATGCAAGAGAAAGAACATTCGCTTAAGCAATTGTTGGAGCTTATTGATACACGAGAAAATGCATTTAGTGCTGTTGGCTCACATTCTCAAGCTGTTCCAGTACTTGTTTCTTTACTTCGTTCTGGCTCACTCGGGGTAAAGATGCAGGCTGCTACAGTTTTGGGTTCTCTGTGTAAAGAGAATGAACTGCGAGTGAAAGTACTATTAGGTGGTTGCATACCGCCACTCCTTGGTCTTCTCAAGTCAAGTTCAGCAGAAAGTCAAATTGCAGCAGCAAAAACCATATATGCTGTGTCTCAAGGTGGTGCAAAGGATCATGTTggctcaaaaatattttcaactgAAGGAGTTGTGCCAGTATTATGGGAGCAATTAAAAAAGGGACTAAAAGCTGGAAACATAGTTGACGACTTGCTAACAGGAGCTTTAAAAAACCTTTCAACCAGCACTGAGGGATTCTGGTCTGCAACAGTACAAGCTGGAGGAGTGGATATACTTGTTAAACTACTGAATAATGGACAGCCAAGTACTCAGGCAAATGTCTGCTTTCTCCTTGCTTGTATGATGATGGAGGATTCTTCTGTTTGCGCGAGAGTCTTAGCTGCGGAGGCCACCAAACAACTTCTTAAACTACTTGGATCTGGCAATGAAGCCCCAGTTAGAGCAGAAGCTGCAGGTGCTCTTAAATCTCTTTCTGCCCAAAGCAAAGAATCCAGGAAGGAAATAGCAAATTCCAATGGTATTCCTGCTCTGATAAATGCTACTATAGCTCCTTCAAAGGAATTCATGCAGGGTGAATACGCCCAAGCTTTGCAGGAGAATGCGATGTGTGCCCTTGCAAATATTTCTGGTGGCTTGTCATATGTCATTTCAAGTCTTGGTCAAAGCCTTGAATCTTGCACCTCACCTGCACAAGTAGCTGATACATTGGGAGCTTTAGCTTCGGCTCTCATGATATATGATAGCAAAGCAGAAAATTCAAGAGCATCAGACCCTTTGGAGGTGGAAGAAACATTGGTTAAGCAATTTAAGGCCCGCTTACCCTTTCTAGTGCAGGAGCGTACTATTGAAGCACTTGCCAGTTTGTACGGGAATACTGTACTATCTAGCAAACTTGCGAATTCTGATGCAAAACGCTTATTGGTTGGTTTGATCACAATGGCCGCGAATGAAGTTCAGGATGAGTTGATAAGGTCTCTTCTCTTCCTATGCAAAAATGAAGGTAGCTTATGGCATGCACTACAAGGTCGTGAGGGAATTCAGCTGTTAATCTCACTTCTTGGGCTCTCATCAGAGCAGCAACAGGAGTGTGCTGTTGCTCTTCTTTGTCTTTTATCCAATGAGAATGATGAAAGTAAGTGGGCCATTACAGCAGCTGGTGGCATACCTCCACTTGTTCAAATTCTGGAAACTGGGTCTGCCAAAGCTAAGGAAGATGCGGCAACTATCCTTGGAAACCTCTGTAATCACAGTGAAGATATCCGTGCGTGTGTTGAAAGTGCTGATGCTGTTCCTGCTTTATTGTGGCTTCTGAAGAATGGTAGCTCCAACGGGAAGGAGATTGCTGCAAAGACACTGAACCATTTGATTCACAAATCAGATACTGCAACTATTAGTCAACTCACTGCACTATTGACTAGTGATCTTCCAGAGTCTAAGATTTATGTCTTAGATGCATTAAAAAGTTTGCTCTCTGTGGCCCCTCTGAGCGATATGTTGCGTGAAGGTAGTGCAGCAAATGATGCAGTTGAGacgatgataaagatattaagCTCCACCAAGGAAGAGACTCAGGCCAAGTCTGCTTCAGCTCTTGCTGGAATTTTCCATCTCAGGAAGGACTTGCGAGAAAGTAGCCTTGCTGTCAAAACTTTGTGGTCACTCATGAAGCTTCTGAATGCTGAACCTGAAACCATCTTAGTGGATGCGTCGCGCTGCCTTGCTGCAATATTTCTCTCTATTAGAGAAAGCCGTGACATTGCAGCAATTGCTAGAAATGCATTGCCTTCATTAATGGTGCTTGCAAAGTCCTCAGTCTTACAAATTGCAGAGCAAGCAGTATGTGCTTTGTCCAATCTTCTTTTGGATCCCGAGGTGTCTGAGAAAGCAATTCCTGAAGAGATTATCTTGCCTGCTACTAGAGTTCTTCGTGAAGGCACAACTGGTGGAAGGATCCATGCTGCCGCAGCAATTGCTCGTCTTCTTCAATTTAGTCAGGTTAATCCTGCCTTAACTGATTGTGTTAACCGTTGTGGAACAGTTCTTGCATTAGTTTCTTTCCTAGAATCAACTGGCAGTGACTCTCTTGCTATATCAGAAGCTTTAGATGCACTTTGTTTCCTTTTAAGGCTGGAAGGAGCTAGTGGTATCAAACCTGCATGGGCAGTTCTAGCTGAATACCCTAATAACATAATTCCAGTAGTTTCATGCATTGCTGATGCCTCACCAGTTTTGCAAGACAAAGCTATTGAGATATTGTCAAGACTCTGCCAAGCTCAGCCCACTGTTCTTGGCGATGCTATTGCTTGTGCCTATGGATGCATTTCTTCAGTTGCAAGAAGGGTAATCTGTTCCTCCAATGCTTTGGTTAAAATAGGAGGAAGTGCACTTCTTGTTTGCGCTGCAAAAGTGAATCATCAGAGAGTGGTGGAAGATTTAAATGAATCAAAGTCTTGTGTTCCACTCATTCAATCTTTTGTTGGGATGCTAAATGCTTCAGAGTCTCTACATTTGGAGGACCAAGGGGGTAAGATTGCAATTAGCATCTCCAGGGATTCTGAAGAAGAATCAAGAAAGGATGAGACGGAGAAAAGTACTTCGGTTGTTTCCGGGGTCAATATAGCTATATGGCTACTTTCAGCTCTTGCCAGTCGCGATGACCAAAGTAAAGTTGAGATTATGGAGGCTGGTGCGATTGAAGTTCTTACAGAGAGAATTACTCAATCTTTTACTCAGTTTACACAG ATTGATTTCAAGGAGGACAGCAGCATATGGATTTGTGGATTGCTTCTGGCTATCTTATTTCAAGATAGAGACATCATACGAGCACATGGAACGATGAAAGCCATACCTGTGCTAGCTAATTTGCTGAAATCAGAAGAGTCAGCAAACAGGTATTTCGCCGCACAAGCCGTAGCCAGCCTTGTCTGTAATGGTAGCAGGGGAACTCTGTTGTCTGTTGCAAATTCAGGTGCACCATCAGGACTCATAACATTGCTTGGTTGTGCTGATGAGGATATAAAGGACCTTGTTGCACTATCGGAGGAATTTGCCTTGGTCCGTAACCCAGATCAAGTTGCACTTGAGAGGTTGTTCAGGGTCGATGATATAAGGGTTGGTGCAACTTCTAGGAAAGCTATACCAGCCCTTGTTGACTTGCTAAAACCTATCCCAGATCGTCCTGGTGCGCCTTTTCTAGCTCTTGGACTTCTGATTCAGCTTGCCAAAGATTGTCCTTCAAATAAGATTGTTATGGTGGAATCTGGGGTTCTGGAAGCATTGACTAAATACCTTTCACTTGGCCCACAAGATGCAACTGAGGAAGCTGCCACTGATTTATTAGGTATCCTATTTACTACTGCTGAAATATGCAGGCACGAATCTGCTTTTGGTGCTGTTGGTCAGCTAATTGCAGTTTTACGTCTTGGTGGAAGAGGGGCAAGGTATAGTGCTGCCAAAGCCTTGGAAAACCTATTCTCAGCAGATCACATCAGGAATGCAGAATCAGCTAGACAGTCTGTTCAGCCTTTGGTTGAGATTCTAAATACTGGTCTAGAGAGGGAGCAGCATGCAGCCATTGCTGCATTAGTTAGGCTTCTCAGTGAGAATCCTTCAAAAGCACTTGCAGTTGCAGATGTTGAGATGAACGCAGTAGATGTTCTTTGCCGGATTCTTTCATCAGGCTGCTCAATGGAGCTGAAGGGTGATGCAGCCGAGTTGTGTTCTGTTCTGTTTGGAAATACAAGAATAAGGTCTACAATGGCTGCAGCTAGGTGTGTGGAGCCTTTGGTTTCTCTTCTTGTTACTGAATTTAGTCCTGCACATCATTCTGTTGTCCGTGCATTAGATAAACTCGTGGACGATGAACAGCTGGCTGAACTAGTTGCAGCACATGGTGCAGTCATTCCCCTTGTTGGCCTTCTTTATGGCAGAAACTATTTAATTCATGAGGCTATTTCTAGAGCTCTTGTTAAGTTGGGGAAAGACAGGCCTTCCTGTAAGATGGAAATGGTCAAGGCTGGGGTTGTCGAGAGTGTACTTGACATTCTGCATGAAGCACCAGACTTTCTCTGTGCTGCATTTGCTGAATTACTCAGAATACTGACAAATAATGCTACCATTGCGAAGGGACCATCTGCTGCAAAGGTGGTAGAGCCACTTTTTGTGTTGCTGACGAGACCGGAGTTTGGACCTGATGGGCAACACAGCACGCTGCAGGTCCTTGTGAATATCCTAGAGCATCCGCAGTGCCGCGCTGATTATACCTTGACATCTCAGCAAGCTATAGAACCTCTTATTTCCTTACTTGATTCTCCTGCTTCTGCCGTGCAACAACTGGCTGCTGAGCTTCTGTCTCACCTGCTTTTGGAAGAGCACCTGCAGAAGGACCCAGTTATCCATCAAGTGATTGGTCCCTTGGTGCGGGTCCTTGGTTCTGGTATACCGATTTTGCAGCAGAGAGCTGTGAAGGCCCTAGTCTGTCTTGCACTGACTTGGCCAAATGAAATTGCAAAAGAAGGTGGCGTTGGTGAACTGTCTAGAGTGATATTGAATGCTGACCCTTCACTCCCTCATGCCTTGTGGGAGTCAGCTGCTGCAGTATTATCCAGCATTCTGCAATTTAGCTCTGAGTTTTATCTAGAAGTACCTGTTGCAGTGTTGGTAAGATTGCTTCGCTCTGGCTCTGAAGGCACAGTTCTTGGTGCATTGAATGCTCTCCTTGTGTTGGAGACTGATGACTCCACCAGCGCTGGAGCTATGGCTGAAAGTGGGGCGATCGAGGCTCTCTTGGAACTTCTCAGATGCCACCTTTGCGAGGAAACTGCTGCAAGACTCCTTGAGGTTTTGCTGAACAACGTGAAGATCAGAGAAACAAAAGCCACCAAGTCAGCAATTGTGCCCTTATCGCAGTATCTTTTGGATCCCCAGACTCAAGGTCAACAAGCAAGGTTACTGGCAACTCTTGCTCTTGGTGACCTATTCCAGAATGAGGCTCTTGCTCGAAGCAGTGATGCTGTTTCCGCTTGCCGGGCATTGGTGAATCTGCTTGAAGATCAGCCTACTGAAGAAATGAAAGTCGTCGCCATTTGTGCCTTACAGAACCTTGTCATGTATAGCAGATCAAATAAGAGAGCAGTGGCAGAAGCTGGTGGTGTCCAGGTTGTGTTGGATCTGATTGGTTCAAGTGATCCAGAGACATCAGTACAGGCGTCAATGTTCATTAAACTTCTCTTTTCCAATAATACCATTCAAGAGTATGCTTCAAGTGAAACTGTCAGGGCTATCACTG CTGCAATTGAGAAAGATTTATGGGCAACGGGAACTGTAAATGAGGAGTACCTCAAGGCTCTGAATGCACTGTTTGGAAACTTTCCCCGTCTAAGGGCTACTGAACCTGCAACGCTGAGTATTCCACATCTAGTGACATCCCTGAAGACTGGTTCAGAGGCAACTCAAGAAGCTGCTTTGGATGCACTGTTTCTTCTCCGACAAGCTTGGTCAGCATGTCCTGCTGAAGTGTCTCGAGCACAATCAATCGCTGCTGCAGATGCCATTCCTTTGTTGCAGTATCTGATACAATCAGGTCCCCCTCGGTTCCAAGAGAAGGCAGAATTTCTATTGCAATGTTTGCCTGGGACTCTAGTGGTAATAATAAAGCGTGGCAACAACATGAGACAATCAGTTGGAAATCCAAGCGTTTTTTGCAAGCTTACCCTTGGAAATACTCCACCTCGCCAAACGAAG GTTGTTTCAACTGGTCCTAATCCAGAGTTTGATGAGAGCTTTTCATGGTCCTTTGAAAGTCCTCCTAAAGGCCAGAAGCTCCATATTTCATGCAAGAATAAGAGCAAAATGGGAAAG AGTTCATTCGGGAAGGTCACAATCCAGATTGACCGTGTTGTTATGCTGGGTGCAGTCGCTGGGGAGTACACTTTGTTGCCCGAGAGCAAAAGCGGACCCTCAAGGAATTTGGAAATAGAATTCCAATGGTCTAATAATCTTACTCAAAATGCAAATTAA